The following coding sequences lie in one Parafrankia discariae genomic window:
- a CDS encoding type II toxin-antitoxin system VapC family toxin — MNRGVLDTSVLVATDVTPIPGELAVSIISIAELQFGILVAKTPQARATRLARLSAIQRRFDPLPVDEAVADSYGRLAARVIEVGRQPRARTMDLLIAATAHAHAASIYTRNPADLAGMEDLLKIVTI, encoded by the coding sequence ATGAATCGCGGCGTCCTCGACACCAGCGTCCTGGTCGCCACGGACGTCACCCCCATTCCAGGCGAGTTGGCAGTCAGCATCATCAGCATCGCCGAACTACAGTTCGGCATCCTCGTCGCCAAGACGCCCCAAGCCCGCGCAACCCGGCTCGCCCGCCTCAGCGCGATCCAACGACGGTTCGACCCACTGCCCGTCGACGAAGCCGTCGCCGACAGCTACGGACGTCTGGCCGCCCGCGTCATCGAAGTCGGGCGCCAACCACGCGCACGCACCATGGACCTGCTGATCGCGGCCACCGCCCACGCCCACGCAGCCAGCATCTACACCCGCAACCCAGCCGACCTCGCAGGCATGGAAGACCTCCTGAAGATCGTCACGATTTAA
- a CDS encoding type II toxin-antitoxin system Phd/YefM family antitoxin — translation MDEIGLREVRQNASDLVRRAQAGERLTITVAGRPAAVLGPVSPRVWRRWGDLADLFAQPEDTDWPEDRNLIDGSLADPWEDR, via the coding sequence GTGGACGAGATAGGGCTTCGAGAGGTCCGGCAGAACGCCAGCGATCTGGTACGCCGAGCCCAGGCCGGTGAACGGCTCACTATCACCGTGGCCGGCCGACCAGCAGCCGTCCTCGGCCCGGTGAGTCCGCGTGTGTGGCGGCGCTGGGGCGATCTGGCGGATCTCTTCGCCCAGCCGGAGGACACCGACTGGCCCGAGGACCGCAACCTCATCGACGGTTCCCTCGCGGATCCCTGGGAAGACCGATGA
- a CDS encoding NYN domain-containing protein yields MQVFAAVKGKNAADLALTIDAMDLLHSGSVDAICIASSDSDFTRLAERIREGGLTVHGFGEKKKTNPGLPAACDTFVYVETLAADTPPTPTAKPDQALVPAQAAPPPHPHRTSGATGTSMPSADAGTPQITVAAPQAKKKTQTAPVAPPTRATTAELRADTALISRLREAVTTNTGPDGWTHLSIVGLAIRKHPAVVLRTYGYTRLTDLMVATDLFELQRHSRGKSGPVHARVK; encoded by the coding sequence GTGCAGGTCTTCGCCGCCGTCAAGGGGAAGAACGCGGCCGACCTCGCGCTGACCATCGACGCGATGGATTTGCTGCACTCCGGATCCGTCGACGCGATCTGCATCGCGTCCTCGGACAGCGACTTCACTCGGTTGGCGGAACGGATCCGCGAGGGAGGTCTGACCGTCCACGGGTTCGGCGAGAAGAAGAAGACGAACCCGGGCCTGCCCGCCGCCTGCGACACCTTCGTCTACGTCGAGACCCTCGCGGCAGACACGCCACCGACACCTACCGCGAAGCCCGACCAGGCGCTCGTACCCGCCCAGGCCGCCCCGCCGCCGCACCCACATAGGACGAGCGGCGCAACCGGGACGTCCATGCCGAGCGCGGATGCCGGCACGCCGCAGATTACTGTCGCCGCCCCGCAGGCAAAGAAGAAGACGCAGACCGCCCCGGTCGCGCCTCCCACCCGGGCGACGACCGCCGAACTGCGCGCGGACACGGCGCTCATCAGCCGGCTCCGCGAGGCGGTCACGACGAACACCGGACCCGACGGCTGGACCCACCTGTCGATCGTCGGACTGGCCATCCGCAAACACCCCGCAGTCGTCCTGAGGACCTACGGCTACACCCGCCTCACGGACCTCATGGTCGCGACCGACCTGTTCGAACTCCAGCGACACAGCCGTGGCAAGTCCGGCCCCGTCCACGCACGCGTCAAGTAG